One Neovison vison isolate M4711 chromosome 2, ASM_NN_V1, whole genome shotgun sequence genomic window carries:
- the LOC122899061 gene encoding olfactory receptor 13A1-like, translating to MRNQTRVMEFILQGFSEGPQLHVLYFILFLCLYATALCGNSLIIVAIAFSSRLHTPMYFFLVNLSVLDIICACTVVPKLLAILVAEKRSISYRGCMAQMYFLSWSVAGEVLLFTAMAYDRYVAICQPLHYSSMMGPRVCAMLAGAVWGISVLGAGVNACLMLRLNFCGPNVIDHFFCEIPPLLLLSCSSTYVNNIMAVMADIFFAMLNFLLTMVSYGFIIVTILKMRTAEGKQRAFSTCSSHLTVVTLYYSTIIYTYLSPGSSYSPGMGKVMAVLYSTVSPTLNPLIYSLKNKDVKAALRKVLILVVKNL from the coding sequence ATGCGGAATCAGACGCGGGTGATGGAATTCATCCTGCAGGGCTTCTCGGAAGGGCCACAGCTCCATGTTCTGTACTtcatcctcttcctctgcctctacgCCACGGCCCTCTGTGGCAACTCCCTCATAATTGTTGCCATCGCCTTCAGCTCCAGGCTCCACacgcccatgtacttcttcctggtCAACCTGTCTGTGCTGGACATCATCTGTGCATGCACCGTGGTGCCCAAGCTGCTCGCGATCTTGGTGGCAGAGAAGAGAAGCATCTCCTACAGAGGCTGCATGGCCCAGATGTACTTCCTGTCGTGGTCAGTGGCCGGGGAGGTGCTGCTCTTCACCGCTATGGCCTATGACCGTTACGTGGCCATCTGCCAGCCACTGCACTATAGCTCCATGATGGGCCCCAGGGTGTGCGCCATGCTGGCTGGAGCCGTGTGGGGCATCAGCGTGCTAGGAGCTGGCGTCAATGCCTGCCTGATGTTGCGGCTGAACTTCTGTGGCCCCAACGTGATTGATCACTTCTTCTGTGAGATCCCCCCTCTGCTGTTACTCTCCTGCTCCTCCACATATGTGAATAACATCATGGCAGTCATGGCTGACATCTTCTTTGCCATGCTGAACTTCCTGCTCACCATGGTGTCCTATGGCTTCATCATCGTCACCATCCTGAAGATGCGCACAGCCGAGGGGAAGCAGCGAGCCTTCTctacctgctcctcccacctcacCGTGGTCACCTTGTACTACTCCACCATCATCTACACCTACCTGAGCCCCGGCTCCAGCTACTCCCCCGGGAtgggcaaggtgatggcagtaCTCTATTCCACGGTGAGCCCCACCTTGAACCCTCTCATCTACAGCCTGAAGAACAAGGATGTCAAGGCAGCCCTCAGGAAAGTCCTGATACTCGTGGTCAAAAACCTGTAA